ttatatttttactgAGTGATGGTTCGAAGTGGCAAACACAACTCAGCTGGAATGTACATCTTGATACCTTTTGTAtgaattacatatttttaagcCACTGAAACATTAAGACAGTGAGATAGAAGACAACTGTGCAAATTCCACTGTGTAAATTGTACTTCATCTTTTAATTGCTTgcctatttatttttaacagaatcATTGTAAAATGAGGAACAGTTCTGCATATATTTGATGTTTCCTTTTAGAGCAGGTAATTCAAAATACAGGCTGAGTTTCTATCTACATTATCATAAATTCCAAGCCTGTTTCTTCCTACAgtgtatttttgtattaaaaataaaaaattcaaaatgagaTGCCACACTTGGAAGAATAAATATTAGCCTTGGAGATTATTTTGAAGGTCTGTTTCTCTCATAATGGCTAAAAGAAGTAtgcaaaaaaggaaacaacTCTTGACGCAGCAGACGTGACTACACACTTGGGGATCATGTGAAAAAATCTCAGTTGAAATCTGGCAAAACAACACTTCCAGGTTTTTTGGCCCAATTATTTATTGATTTTGAAGGTAGTTACAATTTCAAGATTTGCGGTTGGGAAAGGCGTACTAAGACTTCAATTGCTCTGGACATTCAAAGCTCAGTCAAACATATTCAGCATCTATTTCAAGTCTTTGTTTTACAAACAGCTTCTGAAAATCACATTATAAGccaaagctgaagaaaatgGGGTTTGATGGCTATTTTATTGATACAAAAAGCTTTAAGAACAATCTGTTAGTTTCCTGATTGTGCTACTTCATGTTCTAACAAACGCTCAGGAAGATGTTtaccagagggaaaaaatcccttAACAACAAGGTGTTTATTGATAAAATCCATCAACAAAGCAGTGTTTTAGTATATAGAAGTGCTCTTCAGGCTcaggagagagggagactccCCGGTCCGATGGAGCCCATAAAACACAGTCGAAGGATTTACCACCAGCTACAAGTGCAGTCGCACAAGCACTTCTAAATCACATTCTACTGCTCATAAAACCTTCCAGGTCAGTGTTTTACTGTCAGGTAAAGTTTTTACCTATTTTTTTCAAGTTAACAGCTGCTTTGGAAAGCTGCTGTAAAAACAGCTCAACCTTTCACAAATATGAGGCATGTTTGCAGACATTGCATCTTTCATCTCATAGAAGGGAATATGCTCCCAACAGACCTTCCTGTCACAGGCAGAGAGTAAAACTCTAGCAGGCCACTGACCACcattgtaaattttttttcacactcTGCAactattctttatttttaaggagaaaaagaaaatagctcCTGTGTCTTGGcattaaatttcagttttcctaCCAAGCTGTCAAGAACATAATCACATATATATGTCTGTAAACTCAGAATTGGCTGTGATTTATCAAAGTCAGAATGGTATAAATAATCACATCTTGCACAGGTGGCATTTTTTGTAATGTAACAACTAATGGCCTGTCAACAAAGTATTCCATGTACAGAACCTATACAATGGTCTGCCATCTCTTTCCTGTATGATAAATGAATAAAGACTTTAAGGAGTCAAATTCTCTCTAATGGTATCCTGCTGTCTTTGACACAATGTGTGATGGTACAGAGGCAGAGAAACTATGCATCTTTGAGGTGTGCAAAGGCAAATTCTGCACCATCAGGCTTTGCTGATGAGATAGGACAAAAAATTTTTTTATCCGCTATCTGAAGACTGATACACAAACAAAAACTTAAATTATCCGGGTCATATAGATAGTTTCGTCTAGATCATACAGATAAGATTTTCCATTAAGCAAATCCTAGATACAGTATTCAGTTCTTATGGTAAGAAACtgcatttggaaaacaaaataaattagcaAAACCTGCATTAAGACAAAAGAGAAGGTTAAGCCAATCCTCTAATATCTCATTATGCTTCAGTGGCAGGTTTTCTTTCAAGATGCAAAAGCTTGTCCTtcagtgtgtttttctttaaataatttaggATTATGCCAAATTCTGACTAGCCCACTGTAGCATGGAAGAAATGCATCTACTAGGGTGTCTTTAAAAGGATTTGGAAAAACAGCACTACCAACACACATTCAGCACAGTCAGCATACCTTACCAGCCACAACTCACCTTTCTGTGATTGTTTCTCTGAGACCACTTGCAACCCCTTTCACCACCGTACTAGCCTTTGGTGTCAGCACTACTTGAGATATGAAAAAAGagcctttctttcttctctcagtgATTGACGCCTGCAGGAACTGAATCAACTTTTCTGTATCTGTTGTGTTTGCCCAGGGAGCTGGCATCATCTGGCCTGGCCACAGAAAGGCAACCTCAACAGCCACTGGACTGTGGTAGAACACCAGCACTTGGTGTTCCTTTTCCCACAGGTACTGCAGGCTGACTTCATGGGCAAATATAGCAGGACACATTTTGTTTCCATATGTGTCTTTGAGCATCTGGACAAGCTTTTCATGATGGCATTTCTGCATCCCGTAGAAATGATTGAAGTCCAAGAAGACCACTTCTTTTGGGTGCTCAGTGAGAAACGCATTGatctcctccagaccctcctTGACTTTGGCACTGAATAAACCATGAGCGAAGTAGAGTTCATTGTCTGGGTCTCTGGGCTTGGTGGAAATTCTGAGATCAAAATACCGTATACCTGCCCCCAGCTGGCTGGTGAAGTTCATGGTCTGTGTAGCCAACCACTTCCTCATCAGCTTTTTGGCCACAGTCCCAAAAACTGACACAAAATTCTGGACCGTCTCTGGCTGTTCAGGCCCAACTGGAGAGGCTTCATCAATGTAGAAGCTAAAAGAGTCATGAGACCCTAAAAACACATGAGAGAAAAATTATCAGTATGGTATACTCATATATTAAAAGCCTTTAGTGGCTTTGTCtcaatgaaaataattttctgaccAGTACCAAAACCCACCAATCACCTCCCCCGCCCTTTCCCTCAACAACAGTACACTTGTCTGGCAGCATTTGCCCCAACAACACCTTACTGGAAATTGAAAGAAAGTCCGTTTCTCTGCTTGTCTGGATGCTCAGTCACTCTCTTCCAGCTCTTACCTATGCCTTTTAGGCTCAATGAACCCAGGGATCCCTGAACATCAAACCAATTCTAGTGGCAAAGCTAGTCACACAATAAATCCCTTGAGCCAAGGAGGAGAGTTTGGCCCTGCACACTGAATCCTGCACTGTCTAGTTTGTagaaccaaagaaaaaaaccaaaacaaaccaacatcCTTCCACACACATCTTTATAGCCAGAAAAAATAGGAGTAGGAAAAATGTCAGGGAACATAACCTTTCTGATCTTTATTTCAAGCCTCATCTGGTCAACCACAAGATTACTGaatgctgttttccttcttaaatttatttctaGAATTCTTTACTTTCCTTTGTTAAATAAGTACAACAATAGAGCCAAGAATAGTATTGCATTTCACTGATAAAATTCAGAAACTCTGCTGCATGCTCTTCACAGGAATGGGATGTAAAACTTAACATGTGTATGTAAAGGAGTTACCATTTTCTACAACACAGATTTGAATACAAATGTGATTGGCACTTTGCTATACAAAATTCTCAAGGTATGTCCATTTGTAAAACCCCACGATCTCAAAACAAAAGCTACAATTAACAATGCTCAGCACTCAGACATTGTCATGAAAACAGTTTTATGGAGAGATGAGCTCACCCTAGGAGATGCTTATCACCTTTGTCAACCATTACCCTGCTGAATACATGGTGTTTGCACCAGGCAGTTTACACAGAAACActgtccagctgctggcagagacaCACTCCTGCTATTCCAGCCTTAGATGCTTCTGGTTAGACTCGCAGCAAGCAAGCAGGTCTGCTGCTCAGTCTGAAACACACTGCTTGCAAAACTTCTTCAAGGTCAGCAGGACTTGTATTCTGGAAATGGACTGCAGTACTAGGTGCTCAGAGATCCAAATCCTACATCAAAATGAGCTCAGAGCACTAGTCTTGCCTGTCACCAATGCTTTTGCAggtctttttaaaattactttccaaAGCACGCATGCTGTAGCAAGTAAGTATCACATTAATGAAATTCTGCTAGTCAGTCATTTCTGAGAGCGATGCTACTTACCTGAACTGGAATAAACCCTATAAACTGAAGCAGCAgctaaaacattttcttctttaacaATAAGTGGAGTCATGACAAATCATCTTATACTCTGGCTTGGACTTGGCTTTGTTTAATCTGAGAAATGTCTTTAAATTTTGTACACACTTGCTTCTCATGGTTGATTCTTTGAACTGCATTTGGCTTTAAATATTAGCTAACTTTTCCATTTTGATGAAGCTTTCTACTGCTAAGTGTTGAAGTGATAATATATTTCTTGCAGAACCTGATTAGATCACGCAGTATCTGGTTACACATTGATATCCTTGGGGACTAGATCTGCATACAGAATTCTAATGGTAAAACAAATTATTAGAGCAGTGACCTGTGCATCAACAGTATTACAGGGAAAATCAATGAGATGCATTAAATGTTCTCCTCAGTGTAACCTGCTCTAATCTAGAAATCAAAGCAAATCTCATCTTGTTTAAAACAAGGCATAGCTACTGATATTAGGAAGGAATGGATTTTGCACCCACCCCCCCTCCTTTATCCATTGAagtccattttatttttgtagagGTTTAGGCCAGATTAAGCACCTGCGTAA
This genomic window from Prinia subflava isolate CZ2003 ecotype Zambia chromosome Z, Cam_Psub_1.2, whole genome shotgun sequence contains:
- the PLCXD3 gene encoding PI-PLC X domain-containing protein 3, yielding MASSQGKNELLFADWMAALPCSLHSTPLTNLAIPGSHDSFSFYIDEASPVGPEQPETVQNFVSVFGTVAKKLMRKWLATQTMNFTSQLGAGIRYFDLRISTKPRDPDNELYFAHGLFSAKVKEGLEEINAFLTEHPKEVVFLDFNHFYGMQKCHHEKLVQMLKDTYGNKMCPAIFAHEVSLQYLWEKEHQVLVFYHSPVAVEVAFLWPGQMMPAPWANTTDTEKLIQFLQASITERRKKGSFFISQVVLTPKASTVVKGVASGLRETITERALPAMMEWVRTQKAGESGVNIITADFVELGDFISTVIKLNYSLDEGEDDTT